In Anopheles bellator chromosome 2, idAnoBellAS_SP24_06.2, whole genome shotgun sequence, the genomic stretch GAACGTCCGATGATGGCAATTCCCGGCATCCGGTAGCATCAATGCCAGGTTGGCCACGTCGGAAGCCGAAACACCGACAGGAGGAGCGGGACGATCGAACGTGACACCGAGTTCAACGGGAGTGTACTCCTCCGCGATAACCGAGAGCTGTGAGCCGGAATCGTGGATTACGTcgtgggttttgttgttgatgggaatATGTACATGCTCTGCCGACAATCCGTTCAATTCTTCCTCCACCTTAATGGTGGCAACGTCTTCGGGCGGCAACATAACATCGGTCTCAGGCTCGGGGGCCACAGCAATCGTCACATCTTGGCGAACAGTTTCTGGTGAAAATGTCAAGTGTCGTTGAAGACTCTCTCCCGGACACCTTTGAAACTCGTTGGGCCCTTCGGCAGAACTATCGAACGACGGTTTGAGATACGTTTTATTCGTTGCCGTTGGTTTGGTAACGGTTGAGTAGCAGCTCGGATCGAACTTGGCACGATCCGCAGGTGTGGCCGTGACTACTTCTTGTTTCACGTTTCCTTGATGAACGCATAAAACAGTCGGTCGATGATTGCTCGGATCAGCCGACACTTTGATCGCAGGAATCGAACCGGGATTACCGGTAGGTTCCAGTTTCGGTGAAACATCCAAAGCTTTGCATATCGCAACATCCGCAAAGCCCCTTCGTTTTACGGTCGTCAAGTAAATGTCCGGCGTTTCTTGGTTGGCTAATTGTGACGAACAAGTGCGCTCAGCCATACCGGGGGAAAAATGTACATTCACTAACGGACTGATTGGGTTGACATTTTCTTTGTTGCCAACTTTTGGCCTGTCCCGCGGGCTTGCGAGCGACTGATCCGCAGATTCACAGCATTCGAAGCTGCTATCGTTGGGCCCGAACACGGCGTCCGTGACTTTCGAGGTGTACGATCCCATCCTGAGGGCAGCGCTACTTCTAACCGGAGCCGGTCGAGAAAAAGCCGAATCTCGCGACGACCAGCTATCGGTCCGTACCGATGGTGatgcttttgcttttttcggcACAACAATCCGCTTTAGTTTAACCTttggcggtgacggtgacttAAGCTTTAGCTTGACCGGAGCGGCAAACAACTTCGGAGCCGGTTTGCGATTTGGTGCTTTCAGTTCGATCGATTTAAGAATCAATTGCACGTCCTTCTTGTGGCCCAAACTGTCTGTGAAGACAATCACTTCCTTTCCAACGATGGGAGTTGGCGGATTCCACACGATTTCCAGCGGTTTTTCCCCGTCCGTATCGACCTGGTTGGAGGTCCACTCGAACGAAAGGCCACACCCGGGATCGGGTATTCGAGTAAGGTGTACCTGTGTCAAGGCGTGAAGCACAGAAAAGGAAGAGGCAATTAGTGCTTAGGCTCGACACCAACGTTTGTTTGGCCAAGTACCTCCACTGGTGAGCCTTGCGCGTTTCGAAGAATGACCTGCCTACGGGCTGTTTTTCCCACCGGGACGCCTTCAAATACAACTATCGCCTTCGGAGTGAACGGACCGAGCACGACAAGCGTCGGTTCGCGGGCTTcgttatttctttttgcaacAACACGGGGTGGTGTGCAAGTGACCTGTTCCGTCGCGGGGAGGAGTAATATGTTATTATAACGATCGCAAACTACATAATGCGACAACATCACCTCGAACGCGCTCATCTTCTTCTCTCATGCCATAACCATTCGAGGACGCTAATACAGAACCGTTCCCCGGAACACACAACACTTCCTAAATCGACGTTATTCTAACAATTGTATTgatctatttatttttcgtaAAGTAATACACAAGACGCGCAAACTGAACAAATTGCGAACGAGCGGGCACAAGAAACGAAACCGTTGGATAGCTTTGATGGCTTGGGAAAAACGTTGAGCGTAcgaattttgacagcttgcTGCCACAGTATATTCGCTGTCTGTCAGCTGCGGAAATGAGCTGTACTAAATTGTTCTAAGAAATATCCGTTGAATTTCAAACacgaatttgcattttacacTCCATTTTATAATCGTTTTTATTAAACAGCTATACGTTTGACCTATCTAACGTAAAGTATTTCTACAAATCACAGGTAAACtaaatttgattgaattgcAGAGGAGGTCACAACAAAATGAATGAGCGAGACCATGGATAATTGTTGATTCAAGgctgttggttgttgtttttttcgtttagaGGATCACTTTGTAGCTGCAATAAATCCAATTTCTTACTGTTCGCCGGGCGGGGAGGATGGATCGCAAAACCGACATTGTCGTCCTTGCCAACCTTCTTCTCGATCATCTCTTTACTGTTGATGAACATTCGATTCAATGAACCAGGAAACGGGACGATTTCGGAACTTTCAGAATTTTCTTCATCGGTGGTCAACACGTCATCCACTTCTACTGCAGCGTACATGGCCGAAAACCCCTTGAAACCAACCGAATCGTCTGACCGAAACCTTACCGTCAGAACCTCGTGCATCGATATGATTTCCGGTGGACTCTGTTGCGGCGTAACAAgaatagaaagagagaaaaaacgcACCAAATGGTGAAACCCCAATAAAAATACTACATTACAATGGATGATACCGAACAAAAACACTTATATCTTACCGTATTGCCACAGTAACGTCCGTGCATCGCTCCATGTTCATCGGAGACCTCGACGTAGTCGTATGAACACAACTTTTCCTCTTCTAGCTCGAAGCTAAGAAACTTGAGCTGCACGTTCTGACCAGATTCGGCCTCGATGGTCCATTCGCAGTCTGCTCCGTTCTCGTACATGCCCGAGCCGAACTTGATGTGGGAGTAGAAATGATTCTTCACCTCGGTCGCCCGTAGCCGACCCCCACAGGCAGTCGAGTGGCTAGCGATAAATCCGCTACCCTGCACGCTATTGTCACTATTGAATATCATGCACATTTGATGCGAGGTCGATACGATGGGATTTGGCACTTCCGTCCCACAGAAGCGTCCCAGGGTCCGGTTGTCCGGTGAGTTACCATCGTAGATTACGATATGATCGTAGGCACACTCCTGCAATGGGATGACGTTGGGTTGGGTGTTACATTGCTTGCGACCAATCCATCACGCTACATACCTGATGTGGCTCAATGTCAAATACGTTGAAATCTAAACGTATCCGATGACCTGGGGTAGTGGTGAAATACCAGACACAGTCCTGCTTCGGTGGATAGTAATCCGGATAATTTGGGCTCAGGATCTGACCGTGCGAGGCGAAGATCTCGTGCTTACAGCCACTCTCCTTGCAGTCGTGCCCATTGTCGTGCAGTGTGTAACCATTCCGGCAAAAGCACAGATAGGAACCGACGGTATTTTTACACTCCTGTTGACACCCTCCATTGTTGACCGCACACTCGTCGATGTCGGTAAAGTAGACGGCCGCGAAACCCGTCTTCTGTATCGTCTTGTCGGACCGGAACACAACCCGTAAGACGTTCCACTCGGATGTGACGACCGGCGGAACACTCGAGCCGCAGAAAGAACCGTGCTTGTGTAGGGAACCGTCCGGACTCTTGGACAACACTGCCACGTAGTCGTACTCGCATTCGGACGCCTGGTAGAACGTGTTGCCCTCTAGGTCGAAATGGGTAAAGTTGAGAGTGATTTTNNNNNNNNNNNNNNNNNNNNNNNNNNNNNNNNNNNNNNNNNNNNNNNNNNNNNNNNNNNNNNNNNNNNNNNNNNNNNNNNNNNNNNNNNNNNNNNNNNNNNNNNNNNNNNNNNNNNNNNNNNNNNNNNNNNNNNNNNNNNNNNNNNNNNNNNNNNNNNNNNNNNNNNNNNNNNNNNNNNNNNNNNNNNNNNNNNNNNNNNCAAACGAGCCGTTGGAAAACGGGAAAGAGTTTTGGAACAGCTGGAAACTCCTGCTACAGGTATTGATATCCTTTCGAGCAACTGATTCCTCTGATATGAGCTATGGAAAGAACTGCTTGAAAGGGCAATGTCCGATGAACGATCCTACCTTTAACTACGATTAACCTACACGAGGAATTAACCTACTGCGGCGACGTGTGTCGCACCTTTGCGGTgactttcggttttcttcttctaatgAGTTCAAAATAAAACGCCTTCGACGACGGTAGCAAAATAGCTGCCTAGACCGCGAGCCTGTGTGTTGATCGTAATTGTTCCTACTATTTATTCCTAGGAAATTTGTTGAAATAGATCTACTGCCTTTCTGTAAATATAACTATTTATGAATGTATATATCCGCTCACAACTGGCTACAGTTTTGGTATTAAACTGGCCAACGTTTGTTGCGCCGTTCCTCCCCCCGGCGTaccggttttatgttttgtccTTTTAACTCATGCCACTGCTCAGCTGGCTGATATTTGCAGTTCCCCGTGGACCCTTCGCGCTAGGAGAACGGAATCGAGGAAGACACATGTACACCTTCGACGACGAAACGATAAGAAGCGTCGCGAGTGAGCGAATGGTGCTGTTCTAGAAGGTGGAAGATCGCTTCCGGTAAGGAAAAATCCGTATCAACGTtacatgctctctctctctttttatttttctctattactctctatctttctctctctctgctggcGGGACGAACTTCGAACGGAAAGACGCAACGCTAACGGCAAACCGGGCCCGCGAAGCGTGGTGTGAGTATATTGTCCAGGTTGTGGCAGCccgcgcgcaccggaagtgtgttTGCGTGCCGATTGCCCGCGTGCCAAAATTATGTGGCAAAGTATTTGATTATGTTTCAGTCAATCGCCTGAGACGAGCGTATTTCATTGTGCACCGCGATGTGCACCTTCTTGCCGTTGGCCGGTCGGCGCGGGTAGACCTCATAATCGATatcttcgtcctcctcctcttcctcctcctcctcctcctcctccacgTCCATATCTTCGCCCTGTTTGATGAACACTGTTTTTAGTGAACCGGGAAACGGGATGATTTCGGAGCTATCAGAACCTTCTTCATCGGTGGTGAGCATGTCGTCGTTCGTTTTGATGGCGACGTACGCGGCCGAGAAACCCTTGAAGCCGACGGTATCGTCCGACCGGAACCGCACCATCAGCGCCTCGTGCATCGATATGATTTCCGGCGGATTCTGGGGACCGTCGCCCGCGTGCAAACAGGAAGCaggaggaagaaagagaaagggaaatCGACAAAATGGTGCATCGCGCGAACGGAAGAAACAAAGATGGcgtcccggtgtcccggtgggatgcatgaaaacggaaaagaagcagaaaatgaaaacgataGAGTGGACAATGGATGCAATGGATGGCCGGCGGTACTTCCGGAAcgtcacaccaccaccactacctACCGCATTTCCGCAGTACTTTCCGTGCAGGGGGCCACTTTCGTCGTCCAGCCCACCGTACACCTCGACGTAGTCATATGAGCACAACTTCTCCTCTTCTAGCTCGAAGCTAAGAAACTTGAGCTGCACGTTCTGGCCCGATTCGGCCTCGATGGTCCACTCGCAGTCCGCTCCGTTCTCGTACATGCCCGAGCCGAACTTGATGTGGGAGTAGAAATGATTCTTCACCTCGGTCGCCCGTAGCCGACCACCGCAAGCAGTCGTATGGCTGGCGAAAAACCCTTTCCGCTGGACGCTCGTGTCGGTGTTGAAAACCATGTACATCTGGTTCGAGGACGACGCAATGGGATGCGGAATTTTCGCCCCACAAAAGCGTCCTAATGTGTGGCTGTCCGGTGAGTTACCATCGTAGATTACAATATGATCGTAGGCACATTCCTGCAATGGGAAGACATGGGATGGGTAGCAATGTAACGCTTGTGGCCGGCCTTCCAATCCAACACACTACATACCTGATGTGGCTCAATATCAAACACGTTGAAAACCAACCGTATTCGGTGACCGGGCGTGGTGGTAAAGTGCCAGATACAGTCCTTCTTGGGTGGATAGTAGTCCGGATAATTAGGGCTCAGTATCTGACCTTGGGGGGCGAAGATCTCGTGCTTACAGCCACTCTCCTTGCAGTCGTGCCCATTGTCGTGCAGTGTGTAACCATTCCGGCAAGAGCACAGATAGGAACCGACGGTATTTTTACACTCCTGTTGACACCCTCCATTGTTGACCGCACACTCGTCGATGTCGGTAAAGTAGACGGCCGCGAAACCCGTCTTTTGGATCGTCTTGTCGGACCGGAACACAACTCGTAAGACGTTCCACTCGGATGTGACGGCCGGCGGAACACTCGAGCCGCAGAACGAACCGTGCTTGTGTAGGGAACCGTCCGGACTCTTGGACAACACTGCCACGTAGTCGTACTCGCATTCGGACGCCTGGTAAAACGTGTTGCCCTCTAGGTCGAAATGGGTAAAGTTGAGAGTGATTTTATGCTGCGGGAGGGCCACGATTTCCCAAACGCACTCCTTCATCATCGGGTACTCTTTCGGAAAGGACGGTGACTGGATCGTCCCGTTCGGTGTATCCAACATTCCACCACAGGCATCTGTAAGAATTACGCAAGaaccatttaaaaaatcgaacTACCAGAAGACAGAATCACATCGACGATCAATGTCTTCAAATTTAAAGTGCGTCAGTTCCATCGACCAACACAATGGGCATCACTAGAGAAGGCCACTTACTTTCGCACGACTTCTTATCGCTGTGCAGCTCGTAGCCGATGTAGCAGGCACATTCGTAGCCTCCGAGCGTGTTGATGCACTCGTGTTCGCAGCCATGGTCCATGTGCTCGCACTCGTCTACCTCCTTCATGAAGGTGGCCGAGAATCCTGCCTTCTGCACCGATCCGTCCGAGACGAACTTGACAAACAGCTTGTTAGACGATGACCTATAAAGAAAGGGTGAGTGTCTATGCCGTACGTGAACCACATTGCCACTTACTTCATATCGGGTGGAATCTTGTAGCCGCAGAAGACACCGATCAACCGCGAGTCGGGAGCGCCACCGTCCCGTACCTCGACGTAGTCATAGATACAGTTATCGTGATTCTCCACTTCAAACGATTGAAACTTCAAGGCCACTTGGTAGTCCTTCGGGACGGTTATCCGCCAGATGCACTCCTTGTTGGGCAGATAGTCGACTGGGTAGTTGGGCGATTCTAGACGGCCGCCAGACTCGAGATTCATCTCGCCGCCACAAATTGCTGTAAAACCCGAAAATTAGGACACGATAAGCGGCTGTGATTGGAGCCAAACGAACCAAACTCGAACGTTGCATTTTAGCGACTCTTTGTTCGTGTAGAGAAAAAACCTGCCATCAAGGACACTTAAAGTGTCACTGCTCTTGTAGCCGCACATTTAAATCTACTCTTTAACACTATTTACACCGCAGGACAGATAGGATGTCTGGGGTGATGTGTATTGATTACCTACGGACGCCTTCGCAAGGGCGTACCTCACACGTGATGCgggttaattaaaatttattatttcatacTGTCCGAAGGACTTTGATAAATAATGGACGCAATAGGCCAACGAGCCGTGGGGGCCGCATTCATTTTCCTGCATGAGTAATGATTGACCGACGAACACATGGTCCACAATTGTCGGTGAACCTTTGATCTGACAAGGCACGGGCTTTAAAAGTTCGTCGGATGATGAtacatatttttcatttttcataacaaAAAACAGTCAAAGTAGGAttttaaaaccataaaacaagGCATCATATGATCACACCCGGTCACCCGGTCCGAATCAACAATGTTCAACAATTGGGCTCATTAATCACTAATGATATGATAATATTATTCTGAAAAAATGGCTCATTAAATTGTCAAATCCAGCATTAAACTCTACGCCAATT encodes the following:
- the LOC131206990 gene encoding protein tolkin-like encodes the protein TLNFTHFDLEGNTFYQASECEYDYVAVLSKSPDGSLHKHGSFCGSSVPPVVTSEWNVLRVVFRSDKTIQKTGFAAVYFTDIDECAVNNGGCQQECKNTVGSYLCFCRNGYTLHDNGHDCKESGCKHEIFASHGQILSPNYPDYYPPKQDCVWYFTTTPGHRIRLDFNVFDIEPHQECAYDHIVIYDGNSPDNRTLGRFCGTEVPNPIVSTSHQMCMIFNSDNSVQGSGFIASHSTACGGRLRATEVKNHFYSHIKFGSGMYENGADCEWTIEAESGQNVQLKFLSFELEEEKLCSYDYVEVSDEHGAMHGRYCGNTSPPEIISMHEVLTVRFRSDDSVGFKGFSAMYAAVEVDDVLTTDEENSESSEIVPFPGSLNRMFINSKEMIEKKVGKDDNVGFAIHPPRPANSKKLDLLQLQSDPLNEKNNNQQP